From one Triticum aestivum cultivar Chinese Spring chromosome 4B, IWGSC CS RefSeq v2.1, whole genome shotgun sequence genomic stretch:
- the LOC123093597 gene encoding bromodomain-containing protein DDB_G0270170 encodes MAKTRRPPAPPPPPPPAPAETPSPQRKRKKKGRPSLLDLQRRSLRLQAQSPEAASPPPPARRGPDPSDDDEDAGGSTGRRRQKRLKNVLSGAGEEEEEGAAVEEKKDAAKATGKGAAASSGGGPTGTPLPDKKLLLFILDRLQKKDTYGVYSDPVDPEELPDYHELIEHPMDFSTIREKLLSDKYTILEQFENDVFLLTSNAMAYNSEDTVYYRQARSIEALARKDFENLRQASDSEEEQPKTAPRRGRPPKNAKKTVEKVEDDGSPDLSNVKGNRSVDNTETRKRWTSERTRNNITMRDSSILHHSTFGSFSGKKTEKTGVYSGSSKYGKKTTILDDDRRSTYDQQYSNYSPLFSALDCERKQLLPIGLQQQHAYARSLARFAAKLGPIGWDIAAKGIRRVLPPGTKFGPGWVVDGEPPQNSQCPRVPEVTDPTAKSSIPSCVIPPKSDDLRRSSELSSDGDAAAGEEYLTKNQPVASTSAGFERSSTPASKIPTYENGATMTGDGVGNTRPSPPLQQQSNSQEVPSNINGMTAAPNTMGQYAGQGLFEQMTHAQVLGMFSGVNGRANGFRHGHQLTEESVKTAQNGVIGKAATTTSYLQEADHGPKGSYPQDENRSASPSLNAAGSPPRGKAAANPKQPDLVLQL; translated from the exons atggCCAAGACCCGGAGGCCGcccgccccgcccccgccgccgccccccgcccccGCGGAGACCCCGTCCCCGCAGCGGAAGCGCAAGAAGAAGGGCCGCCCGTCGCTCCTCGACCTCCAGCGCCGCAGCCTCCGCCTGCAGGCGCAGAGCCCCGAGGCCGCGTCCCCGCCGCCCCCCGCCCGCCGCGGCCCCGACCcctccgacgacgacgaggacgcgggGGGCAGCACCGGGCGCCGCCGCCAGAAGCGGCTCAAGAACGTCCTCTCCGGCGCCGGCGAG gaggaggaggagggagctgcggtggaggagaagaaggatgcGGCGAAAGCGACGGGGAAAG GGGCCGCTGCGTCGTCGGGTGGTGGGCCCACGGGGACGCCCCTCCCGGACAAAAAGTTGCTGCTCTTCATCCTCGACAGGCTCCAGAA GAAGGACACCTATGGAGTTTACTCGGACCCTGTCGACCCGGAGGAG CTTCCGGATTACCATGAACTCATCGAGCATCCCATGGACTTCTCAACGATCCGCGAGAAGCTTTTGAGCGACAAGTATACCATCTTGGAGCAGTTCGAG AATGATGTATTTCTACTTACATCCAATGCCATGGCCTACAATTCAGAAGACACAGTATACTATCGCCAG GCACGGTCTATTGAAGCTCTTGCCAGAAAGGATTTTGAGAACTTGAGGCAAGCTAGTGATAGTGAAGAAGAACAGCCGAAGACAGCACCTAGAAGAGGCAGGCCACCAAAAAATGCAAAGAAAACAGTTGAGAAGGTTGAGGACGATGGTTCACCAGATTTATCCAATGTAAAAGGAAACAGATCTGTAGACAACACTGAGACAAGAAAAAGATGGACTAGTGAGAGAACTCGAAATAATATTACCATGAGAGATTCATCCATTCTTCACCACAGCACGTTCGGTTCTTTTAGTGGTAAAAAAACAGAGAAAACTGGTGTTTACTCAG GGTCTTCGAAGTATGGAAAGAAGACTACTATTTTAGACGATGATCGGCGGAGTACGTATGATCAGCAATACTCAAATTATAGTCCTCTTTTTTCTGCCCTTGATTGTGAGCGGAAACAACTACTTCCA ATTGGGCTTCAGCAGCAACATGCATATGCCAGGAGCTTGGCACGGTTTGCGGCAAAACTTGGACCAATTGGATGGGATATAGCAGCAAAAGGAATCAGACGTGTATTACCACCCGGGACAAAGTTTGGCCCAGGATGGGTTGTAGATGGCGAGCCACCTCAAAACTCGCAGTGTCCGCGAGTTCCTGAAGTTACCGACCCGACCGCAAAGTCCAGTATTCCATCATGCGTTATACCACCCAAAAGCGATGATCTACGTCGGAGTTCTGAGCTATCTTCAGATGGGGATGCTGCCGCAGGTGAAGAGTATCTGACTAAAAACCAGCCAGTGGCGTCTACATCAGCAGGCTTTGAAAGGAGCTCTACACCTGCCAGTAAAATACCCACGTATGAAAATGGAGCTACCATGACAGGTGATGGTGTGGGTAATACTCGACCATCGCCTCCGTTACAGCAGCAGAGTAACAGTCAAGAAGTCCCCTCTAATATCAACGGAATGACTGCTGCGCCGAACACCATGGGTCAGTATGCTGGACAAGGTTTATTTGAGCAAATGACGCATGCCCAAGTGCTGGGGATGTTTTCTGGAGTCAATGGCAGAGCCAACGGGTTTCGCCATGGGCACCAACTGACGGAGGAGAGTGTTAAAACAGCGCAGAATGGAGTGATTGGAAAGGCAGCTACCACCACCAGCTACTTGCAAGAAGCAGATCATGGTCCAAAGGGTTCATATCCACAAGACGAGAACAGGTCCGCTTCTCCAAGCTTGAATGCTGCCGGTTCCCCGCCTAGGGGGAAAGCGGCAGCGAATCCGAAGCAACCAGACTTGGTATTACAGCTGTGA